One Triticum dicoccoides isolate Atlit2015 ecotype Zavitan chromosome 5B, WEW_v2.0, whole genome shotgun sequence genomic window carries:
- the LOC119309857 gene encoding uncharacterized protein LOC119309857, giving the protein MATQAEPAAPPRRLLGPPVIRTARPSPASAADADADAAAAASHPFLDLLDASFNAPSAAEAKAALRPRRALTENCSATYANSGNPCLDLFFQVVPDTPPERVRQLLAAAWAHDALTALKLACNLRGVRGTGKSDKEGFYAAALWLHDNHPRTLACNVAALAEFGYLKDFPELLFRLIHGPDVRKVAREGAAAEKVRRKEKNFAKQREALRASLAGRKRARELAPVPPKATFGDFLSAALSKSGRKPMEVETVPVSVAVQEPAEQKPEEMEVDQKKKKPRRMSKKVRKVAKLAVQSLETYYGDRAYRFLFEAVADFFAALLASDLEQLATGGKKRKIGLAAKWCPTPGSSFDRTTLLCEAIAHRLFPRDSDPEYAQLTDEHYTYRALHRLRREVLVPLRKVLELPEVYMSAQRWSELPYTRVASVAMRRYKFLFKKHDEERFDKYLEDVEAGKAKISAGALLPHEIAASALSGVEDDVSELQWRRMVDDLRSKGALRNCISVCDVSGSMDGTPMHVCIALGVLTSELSEEPWAGKVITFSQRPEIHLIKGKTLREKMSFVETMQWDMNTNFQAVFDQILRTAVEARLAPEKMIRTIFVYSDMEFDEASATGGYYARSSSWDTDYEVICKKFRAAGYGDAVPQIIFWNLRDSKSTPVTSTQPGVAMVSGFSKNLLKIFLKNDGVVNPEAVMMEAIAGEEYQKLEVFD; this is encoded by the coding sequence ATGGCGACGCAGGCGGagcccgccgcgccgccgcgccgcctcctcgGCCCTCCCGTCATCCGCACCGCCCGCCCGTcgcccgcctccgccgccgacgccgacgccgacgccgccgcggCCGCGTCGCACCCcttcctcgacctcctcgacgcgtCCTTCAACGCGCCGTCCGCCGCGGAGGCCAAGGCCGCGCTCAGGCCGCGGAGGGCGCTCACGGAGAACTGCTCCGCCACGTACGCCAACTCGGGCAACCCCTGCCTCGACCTCTTCTTCCAGGTGGTGCCCGACACGCCGCCCGAGCGCGTGCGCCAGCTGCTCGCCGCCGCGTGGGCGCACGACGCGCTCACGGCGCTCAAGCTCGCCTGCAACCTCCGCGGCGTCCGCGGCACCGGCAAGTCGGACAAGGAGGGCTTCTACGCGGCCGCGCTCTGGCTGCACGACAACCACCCGCGCACGCTCGCCTGCAACGTCGCCGCGCTCGCCGAGTTCGGGTACCTCAAGGACTTCCCCGAGCTGCTCTTCCGCCTCATCCACGGCCCCGACGTGCGCAAGGTCGCCAGGGAGGGCGCCGCGGCCGAGAAGgtgaggaggaaggagaagaacttCGCCAAGCAGCGGGAGGCCTTGCGGGCTAGCCTGGCCGGCCGCAAGCGCGCCCGCGAGCTGGCCCCTGTGCCTCCCAAGGCCACCTTCGGCGACTTCCTCTCCGCCGCCCTCTCCAAGTCCGGCAGGAAGCCCATGGAGGTGGAGACCGTCCCTGTGTCTGTCGCGGTCCAGGAGCCGGCCGAGCAGAAGCCCGAGGAGATGGAGGTggaccagaagaagaagaagccccggCGGATGTCCAAGAAGGTCCGGAAGGTGGCCAAGCTCGCCGTGCAGTCGCTGGAGACGTACTACGGCGACCGCGCGTACCGCTTCCTGTTCGAGGCCGTCGCGGACTTCTTCGCCGCCCTCCTCGCCTCGGACCTCGAGCAGCTGGCCACCGGCGGCAAGAAGAGGAAGATCGGGCTCGCCGCCAAGTGGTGCCCCACGCCCGGCTCGTCCTTCGACCGCACCACGCTGCTCTGCGAGGCCATCGCCCACCGCCTCTTCCCGCGCGACTCCGACCCAGAGTACGCCCAGCTCACGGACGAGCACTACACGTACCGCGCCCTCCACCGCCTCCGCCGCGAGGTGCTCGTGCCACTGCGCAAGGTGCTGGAGCTCCCGGAGGTGTACATGAGCGCACAGCGGTGGTCGGAGCTTCCCTACACCCGCGTGGCCTCGGTGGCCATGCGGCGCTACAAGTTCCTCTTCAAGAAGCACGATGAGGAGCGCTTCGACAAGTACCTGGAGGACGTGGAGGCCGGCAAGGCCAAGATCTCGGCGGGCGCGCTCCTGCCGCACGAGATCGCCGCCTCCGCCTTAAGTGGCGTGGAGGACGACGTGTCGGAGCTGCAGTGGCGCCGCATGGTAGACGACCTGCGCTCCAAGGGGGCGCTGCGCAACTGCATCTCCGTCTGCGATGTCTCCGGCAGCATGGACGGCACCCCTATGCATGTGTGCATCGCGCTGGGCGTGCTCACGTCGGAGCTCAGCGAGGAGCCCTGGGCAGGCAAGGTGATCACCTTCAGCCAGAGGCCCGAGATCCACCTGATCAAGGGCAAGACCCTTCGGGAGAAGATGAGTTTCGTGGAGACTATGCAGTGGGACATGAACACCAACTTCCAGGCGGTGTTCGACCAGATCCTCCGCACTGCGGTGGAGGCCCGGCTGGCGCCGGAGAAGATGATCAGGACCATTTTCGTGTACAGTGACATGGAGTTCGACGAGGCGTCGGCGACCGGCGGGTACTATGCTCGCAGCAGTTCGTGGGACACGGACTACGAGGTGATCTGCAAGAAGTTCAGGGCTGCCGGGTACGGCGACGCGGTGCCCCAGATCATCTTCTGGAACCTGCGTGACTCGAAGTCGACGCCAGTGACCTCGACCCAGCCTGGGGTGGCCATGGTGAGCGGCTTCTCCAAGAACCTCCTCAAGATCTTCCTGaagaacgacggcgtggtgaacCCCGAGGCCGTCATGAtggaggccatcgccggcgaggagTACCAGAAGCTGGAGGTGTTCGATTAG
- the LOC119311152 gene encoding uncharacterized protein LOC119311152 isoform X1 has translation MGAGYPPPPPPAPPDPCTTRPWRWLLPSPGIPAPPAMKGSSSSGRALQHRQPLSYSCSSTATPPSDARPWHADMPSRRKSFSLYLDLGPFFSVSSNWLSPLSFFGFHASTVRDLPPKSASAFLVGEACHRSSFQSKSDMGRFRARARQPLSNISMLALPRNQESHDRFPFFSSLPSVSSQDVTSRDGHGRPMPEHRRPRTCRHPDPLHAISISPETCTKSHPAPSPPFGPHPVGLQPERFNRLVPEAEERSSLPRASLALANQQADLASFFLFFRRDASPLRCLLRRGRRRQAVARTRRWRTR, from the exons ATGGGTGCTGGCTacccgcctccccctcccccagcTCCCCCGGATCCTTGCACCACCAGGCCATGGCGATGGCTGCTCCCCTCGCCGGGAATCCCCGCTCCTCCGGCCATGAAGGGCTCCTCTAGCTCCGGCCGtgcgctccagcaccgacagccaCTCTCGTACTCGTGTAGTTCAACTGCAACCCCACCATCGGATGCGCGGCCATGGCATGCCGACATGCCGTCCCGGCGCAAGTCCTTTTCTCTGTATCTTGACCTCGGACCTTTTTTTTCTGTATCTTCAAATTGGCTCTCTCCCCTCTCTTTTTTTGGATTTCACGCTTCAACTGTTCGTGACCTTCCTCCCAAGTCTGCTTCCGCATTTTTGGTTGGTGAAGCATGCCATCGTTCTTCATTTCAATCCAAATCAGACATGGGTCGGTTTCgcgcgcgagcacggcagcccctgaGCAACATTTCAATGCTCGCACTTCCTAGGAACCAGGAGTCCCACGACCGCTTCCCTTTCTTCAGCTCGCTGCCGAGCGTCTCCAGCCAAGACGTGACGTCG AGAGATGGCCATGGCCGCCCGATGCCGGAGCACCGCCGGCCAAGGACCTGCCGCCATCCAGACCCCCTCCACGCCATCTCCATCTCACCGGAGACCTGCACCAAGTCCCATCCAGCGCCGTCGCCACCCTTCGGCCCCCACCCCGTAGGTCTGCAGCCTGAGCGCTTCAACCGACTTGTGCctgaagcagaggagaggagctcCCTGCCACGAGCCTCTCTGGCGCTGGCAAACCAGCAGGCTGACCTCGCCTCCTTCTTCCTTTTTTTCCGCCGCGACGCATCACCCCTTCGCTGTCTCCTACGGCGTGGACGCCGACGACAAGCGGTGGCCCGTACCCGGCGGTGGAGAACGAGGTGA
- the LOC119311152 gene encoding uncharacterized protein LOC119311152 isoform X2 yields MGAGYPPPPPPAPPDPCTTRPWRWLLPSPGIPAPPAMKGSSSSGRALQHRQPLSYSCSSTATPPSDARPWHADMPSRRKSFSLYLDLGPFFSVSSNWLSPLSFFGFHASTVRDLPPKSASAFLVGEACHRSSFQSKSDMGRFRARARQPLSNISMLALPRNQESHDRFPFFSSLPSVSSQDVTEMAMAARCRSTAGQGPAAIQTPSTPSPSHRRPAPSPIQRRRHPSAPTP; encoded by the exons ATGGGTGCTGGCTacccgcctccccctcccccagcTCCCCCGGATCCTTGCACCACCAGGCCATGGCGATGGCTGCTCCCCTCGCCGGGAATCCCCGCTCCTCCGGCCATGAAGGGCTCCTCTAGCTCCGGCCGtgcgctccagcaccgacagccaCTCTCGTACTCGTGTAGTTCAACTGCAACCCCACCATCGGATGCGCGGCCATGGCATGCCGACATGCCGTCCCGGCGCAAGTCCTTTTCTCTGTATCTTGACCTCGGACCTTTTTTTTCTGTATCTTCAAATTGGCTCTCTCCCCTCTCTTTTTTTGGATTTCACGCTTCAACTGTTCGTGACCTTCCTCCCAAGTCTGCTTCCGCATTTTTGGTTGGTGAAGCATGCCATCGTTCTTCATTTCAATCCAAATCAGACATGGGTCGGTTTCgcgcgcgagcacggcagcccctgaGCAACATTTCAATGCTCGCACTTCCTAGGAACCAGGAGTCCCACGACCGCTTCCCTTTCTTCAGCTCGCTGCCGAGCGTCTCCAGCCAAGACGTGAC AGAGATGGCCATGGCCGCCCGATGCCGGAGCACCGCCGGCCAAGGACCTGCCGCCATCCAGACCCCCTCCACGCCATCTCCATCTCACCGGAGACCTGCACCAAGTCCCATCCAGCGCCGTCGCCACCCTTCGGCCCCCACCCCGTAG